The Acropora palmata chromosome 3, jaAcrPala1.3, whole genome shotgun sequence nucleotide sequence ACAGAATTTGAAAGACTCGATGAGCTGTCTGAGTTGTGTCGCTCAAAATTATCTTTACGTGTTCTATTAGTCCTCAGCACTAAGCTTTTGATAAAACCATCAACTTCTTCTTCATCCCGCAACTCGTAATTTGAATTTCCAAGATCTCCACGGGAAATGTTCGTGGGTGTTGTTAGACAAAAGAAAGTTCCTTTTGTCCTCCTCTGGCGCCCATGTGTCAAAAGTGCGTGGTCATTTTGCTGAACCTGCTTTGCAGAGTGATCACCATCAGAACAAGCGACTATAACTGGAATTTCAAGATAACCATCCTTTGAAAATCTGCCCCGTAGCCTCGCTCTGACCTGCAAGAAAATATAATTCAAATGTTGGCTATCAGTATGGAAGGTTTTGGTAGTGAGGGGTGAACTAATAGCTTAGGACCAGATATTGCATTCCACCTCCAACATCCTTTCTTATGATCtcaccccaccccacccccgCCCTTTCCAAAACAAGCGCCCATTGCTGAGGCTGAGAAGGGTGTCAAATCGTTTCTTCTAAACTAATTACATCGTAACGGACCCAGTTTAGGTTCTAATGTTTCTGTTGCATCATTGCTTTCTGCCGTCTGCTTTCTGGATCATTTCTGGGACCCGCTGAAAGATCTTGGCCCAACGTTATGCCAAAGAAAACAGCTTAGACCTCCAAGGGCCTATATAGCTACCAACAATCACAATCAGAATCAAAAGTATTGGCTCTACGAACCCTACCTCCCCCACTCCATTCCCTCACCTTGCAGATCACATTTCCAACAACTTAGGCTAATCTTTCCTATCTTTCTCTGTTGTTACTTTAATGTAGGGCGTTTAAGTGTTAATTTTTCGAGTCCTTACAAACTCTGTCGCGACTCTACGTAGCATCCATAAGTTATTGCATGGCTTACACACATCCACACACACATGCATAAAAGcaatatataaattaaatatgaGCAAAATAAAGCAACCATGTCAATCAGCATTTATTAATATTGGGATAAGTAATGAATGAATTATACTTACTTTAACTACTTACTTTTGAAAGGGAATACTAGGTTTTTTAGAATGCCTAGAGCGGATGGAAAAGGGAAGACCATTCCAAAAATAACTTTATAATGAGGTGAATGAAGATTATCAAGATTATTATGAGTATATTTGGCTAGACCTAGTCTCGCCGTTATAATTACCTACCAGTAAAAAGTACAGTACTGCGATGCACTTGCAGGATATGAGGGTAGGGTAAGTCTGTTGAGGAATTGTCAGTGATATCTTTCGATATTCATGTTCCCAGCCACTAAACACACCTTCCTTTGTTACGCAGCATATTGGCTCGTCGCTCAAAGTCTTTTCACCTAAAAAGGCAGTAATCAAGTAAGAAGTTTAGTCTTTAAATAAATTGCCGTGTCAAACCTCAATTCCGACGAAGATAATTACTGGCGTGAGCCCTTTGTTTTGACGGAGGCTTAACACTTGTAATGAGGATAGATGGGTTGAGAGTCTGCTCCCTAAGAGTTGAGAATCATCGGATAGCAACTTAGATTATTATTTCGCTCAGGTTCTACGTGCGCTATGATCGGTTGATTTACCTTGACTTTGTGCTGTGCTTTCCAGCTGGATTCACTGTCCAGGAGGTATGTTAAACATCTTAACGAACATCGCTTTCTTGGTCCGTTCTGTACGTTACGGCATCTTGATTTTTCCACTTTAATTCATGGCCCTCGTGCTTCGCACCTGGGCCTTAAATTGTAGTAGAAAAAACGCGGCCCGTAGCTTAATTACAGtactcggttagtaagagatACGTCCACAATATTTACGCCTTTTTGCTTATTTTAAAACGCCAAATCCAAAACACAAGCCAAAGACAGAGTCAGAGTACTGTGAGAGTCAGTCAAAGGCAGGGTCTGTCAAAGTCAAATCGGATTTCCTTGAAAGTACCTTCAATATCCACAAAAACTGTCCTCTGAACAAGGGACACTTCAGTACATATTACATCCCTAGAAGTTTCATTGGTAACCAGTAGATTCAAATTGATGTCCTCTCCTTGCTTGAATCCGCTTCTTTCAGTCTCAGCTCTCAATTCCAATTTACCGGATCCCAAGCAAGGCCAACGTGTCTCACGAGAGTCGTGTTCAATTACGGCCTCCTGAAATCACCGCGAAAACCAAGCAATAAACGTTATTCATTTATGTCAGattaatttttgacaacaCCACTCAAGAATACACAAAATTCAGACTCTTCTGCGCTCCTTCGTTATTGACAATGTTAATACTCTTCCAAGAGATTTATCAGTCAAATATGACTGAAGTATATGTTACTATACTAATCCATGAAGCCTTGTCACCAAGAAAAACGTGAATTATTTCTGATCAcctgaaaattgaacttgGCACTGTATAGTTTTGCACCCCACAACATACGCAACTAAACATTCTCTGAATAAAATGCCACGTGAAATTTTTAGTCGATCAAGATCATTTTTTGAGATAAAGTTATGATAGTAAGTAAAATTTACGAATATTCCTCATGAATTATAGTTTGCTTGTATGTACAGTAGAACCCCTGTAACTCGAACTCTGATAACTTCAAAAACCCGCTAACTCGAACTAAATTTCGTTTCCCTTGATCAAAATGTACCCCCATAACTCGAATTTTTGGTTCTTATAACTCGCCACGGATGCCCATTGAGATGTCCCATTAGCTTTTCTTATCGTGTGATCGAATTCTAACACTAAAACAGAGACTggagcaatttgattttcattggtGCAACGAACAGATCACTTATTTGACAGTTATTTACTGGCATGGGTCAAAGCAACGCGTGAAACCGTCCAGAATTGCTTCAAAAAGGCAGGTATTTGCAGTGAAACACAGGCAAATTCCCTTCATGATCTAGACAACCCTTTCTTAACCCTAGGCGAGGAAATCCAGTCTTTAAGAGAAGCCCATCCTAAAGCTGTAAAGAGCGAATGTTAACGCAGACGGTGTAACCGGCATCGGTAACGCCTCGAAGTCGGGTTCGTTAACAGGAGGCGATGGAAAAGGACGAAGACATAAATGAAGTTGAGGTCGTAGAAGAATGCTCAAGGAAACCCACTTCAAGCGAAGACAGATCCGCAATTTATATGCTGATTTCATACAGTCTGTTTGTGTACGAGGTTTCAGAGGAAGTCAGAAGCCGTGTACAGCTACAGCAAATAGAGGCATTAGCAGAAAGAATCTTCAGGGGCTCCCTATACGACAGTAGACGCTTCATTTAAGCAACACTGAAAGCACTCTATTAAGGGTATTAAATAAACTAAGAACTGAATATATTTTAATCGACCCCGCTGACTCGGGCAGTTCTTTGTTTCCCTTCAGAGTTCGAGTTAGAGGGGTTCCACGGTAGCCTGAAATTCTGatatttatcaaaataataataaaaattggaTTCGTCAAGCTTCTCACAATGTGAAACGACCGTGTTCTTTCTCAGATGTGGGTACTTTTTAAAGccaatttgtttaaaaaattcgCACACTAATGAATGACAGAAAGCAGCAATAACGCCAGCGCATATCCAAATGTTGCAAACATAAATTTCTCTCACCGATACATTCTTAAAATCATCCAATGCCACGTAGTCCCCTATAAAGAACTGGGCTGGCTTCGTCTTCATTTTACTCTTTCCCAGGCCTCTATCGATGACAGCGCGAGCCCAGTACCGTATATTACCGTGACGTCCCTCAAAAGATGCAGGAAGGTATTTGTCAGGAATTACAAACTGGAATGAGAAACTGTAACTTCCTTGAGAAATGCAAGCCGGAGAGTTTACTCCATTTGGCTTTCCTGTTAAGAGGATAAAAGCAAAAGTCACTACCAAAGATGTCACTTTGTACGGTGGATTTGGCAAATAACATGTATATAGAGCTATCTGTTATTTCTGCCTCAGGCGGTAGAGGTCAGTTTGCGAATCACTTAAGAGGAAAAAGTAAAGCTGATATgaagattttattttcaatagaTTCAATATTCACTGTAAATTAAGCCCCTAGTAACTAGTAGGGGTTCTAAACGACGCCAGGCGCGGTaaagagcggttttcaaatgactgtcgaaaaaccaaaaccaaaacaattactccgaccaatcacaacaggggcaaacagcgcgacgagccaatcacaattcctagcaattacttATAACTTGCTCAaggcgcgggaaaaatcacctgtacatggcgcgattggttttggttatGCCTCTCATAGgcaaactggcgcgagtcttttaagccaatcattaagcgcagcaatcgcaatcacgtaattactttcgacagtcatttgaaaactgctctaagcCGCAATCGTAATCGTAAGAGAGCTAAGACAAACGTTGAATCAATACGACGTGAACAAAACGCAAGTCTCGCTTCCGGGTGGTTTTGCGAGTGTATCAGTTGAAATTTTCATGATGGCGGAAGATGGACAGGATAGTCATGTTCGTGTTCTGTTACTTCTGTTCTTCATAATAAGAACTATTTATGTATACGTAGTAATCCTGTGAGTTCTGCAAAACAGCAAACAGCTCAAATAACTTCTCAGCAACAAACTAAAAGTATCATCGagactcttgttcttcggccatcgaagtttctttaaaaaagtaGCACACAAAGCGGTGATAACCATCGTGAAGCAATGCAACTTAAGCTCACAACAGCAGTAACTCTGGAGGTGGTGCCAGAGCGCCATACCTAACGATTTTCCCCGATATTTCGGTCCCATGATCGCCTTTGTGagctaagtttcagatacTTGTCCATTGGCAGTGAAGGAGAGGAATGTCAGCCCTAGACCACGTACGGAGTAAGCGGTACTCTCAGTAGAGACCACGAACAGCGTACAGACGTATGACGTACGTATAGCTTGGTATTCAAGTCCACCCTCAGCGGTACAGAAGCTGATCAGAGACTGCTGCGAAGTAAACAGACCTTGAGAGACCACACCAGAAGATTCCGAAAAAATTCGAGAGTAGGTTGTGCAGACTGCGAGGAGTGCTGACAAGGTAATCGAGACTGTGAGTCCTTAGATTGTTCCCTGAAGAGAATGCAAAGATTCACAGACTTGGACGCCGGTTGGAAAAGTTGTAATTGACTGTGAAAACTGCTTAGGAGATGTCACAGT carries:
- the LOC141876678 gene encoding thioredoxin-interacting protein-like isoform X2 gives rise to the protein MGPKYRGKSLGKPNGVNSPACISQGSYSFSFQFVIPDKYLPASFEGRHGNIRYWARAVIDRGLGKSKMKTKPAQFFIGDYVALDDFKNVSEAVIEHDSRETRWPCLGSGKLELRAETERSGFKQGEDINLNLLVTNETSRDVICTEVSLVQRTVFVDIEGEKTLSDEPICCVTKEGVFSGWEHEYRKISLTIPQQTYPTLISCKCIAVLYFLLVRARLRGRFSKDGYLEIPVIVACSDGDHSAKQVQQNDHALLTHGRQRRTKGTFFCLTTPTNISRGDLGNSNYELRDEEEVDGFIKSLVLRTNRTRKDNFERHNSDSSSSLSNSVFTPRRQSDTSFFVNNGQFKKISMV
- the LOC141876678 gene encoding arrestin domain-containing protein 3-like isoform X1, with the translated sequence MASTSIDTFEVQLEELKRVFYPGDSVCGRVILKLREDLKIKEMRLECRGEAYVNWPEYSGSHTRYHYNKERYFNAMAVVFGGGKPNGVNSPACISQGSYSFSFQFVIPDKYLPASFEGRHGNIRYWARAVIDRGLGKSKMKTKPAQFFIGDYVALDDFKNVSEAVIEHDSRETRWPCLGSGKLELRAETERSGFKQGEDINLNLLVTNETSRDVICTEVSLVQRTVFVDIEGEKTLSDEPICCVTKEGVFSGWEHEYRKISLTIPQQTYPTLISCKCIAVLYFLLVRARLRGRFSKDGYLEIPVIVACSDGDHSAKQVQQNDHALLTHGRQRRTKGTFFCLTTPTNISRGDLGNSNYELRDEEEVDGFIKSLVLRTNRTRKDNFERHNSDSSSSLSNSVFTPRRQSDTSFFVNNGQFKKISMV